The following proteins come from a genomic window of Kocuria palustris:
- a CDS encoding DUF3039 domain-containing protein, translating into MSFHDETLPVAGPWPFGGGTSNEPVGGTSTLEREETRTFEEPGDHERFAHYVRKEKITESAVTGDPVIALCGKVWVPGRDPEKFPVCPTCKEIYDGLRAPQDGGK; encoded by the coding sequence ATGAGCTTCCACGACGAAACCCTCCCCGTGGCGGGTCCCTGGCCCTTCGGCGGGGGAACCTCGAACGAGCCCGTCGGCGGCACCTCGACCCTCGAGCGGGAGGAGACCCGCACCTTCGAGGAGCCTGGCGATCACGAGCGCTTCGCCCACTACGTCCGCAAGGAGAAGATCACGGAGTCGGCCGTCACCGGCGATCCCGTGATCGCACTGTGCGGCAAGGTCTGGGTCCCGGGCCGCGATCCGGAGAAGTTCCCGGTCTGCCCCACCTGCAAGGAGATCTACGACGGCCTGCGCGCTCCGCAGGACGGCGGCAAGTGA
- a CDS encoding DEAD/DEAH box helicase yields MPPAYPERAAWGTAGKLRAWQAEALEKYFAAEPRDFMAVATPGAGKTTFALRLARELVDRGTINRITVVCPTEHLKRQWADAAARVNLAIDPNFKNADGSHARGFIGVALTYAQVGMKPLLHRARTEQGRTLVIMDEIHHAGDSRSWGDGLKEAFEPAARRLALTGTPFRSDTSPIPFVTYQEDKDGIRRSKADYTYGYGDALKDHVVRPVIFMAYSGQMRWRTSAGEEMAAELGEGFTKSITAHAWRTALAPDGAWIPSVLQGADRRLTEVRRTVPDAGALVIATDHQDAKAYAALLERITGEKPTVVLSDDKGASERIEAFAEGDQRWMVAVRMVSEGVDVPRLAVGVYATSTSTPLFFAQAVGRFVRSRKRGETASIFLPSVPLLMAHANEMELERDHALDRPVAQGPDFVDLSEQGWDDDELAAANREEKASSQLAGGEFKALESDASFHGVLFDGGEFGGGVAAGTDEEADYLGIPGLLDAEQVTTLLRERQSEHARRRSQSTADQSQQASSVPDHRRLKELRKKLSQNVSAWSARTGTPHGVIHNDLRRECGGPAVAQATEEQIEARIAKMQNWFVGRK; encoded by the coding sequence ATGCCTCCCGCCTACCCCGAGCGCGCCGCCTGGGGCACAGCGGGGAAGCTGCGCGCCTGGCAGGCAGAGGCCCTGGAGAAGTACTTCGCCGCCGAGCCGCGCGACTTCATGGCCGTGGCCACGCCCGGCGCCGGCAAGACGACGTTCGCGCTGCGCCTGGCCCGGGAGCTCGTGGACCGCGGGACCATCAACCGGATCACCGTGGTGTGCCCCACCGAGCACCTCAAGCGGCAGTGGGCGGATGCCGCCGCGCGCGTGAACCTGGCGATCGACCCCAATTTCAAGAACGCCGACGGCAGCCATGCCCGCGGGTTCATCGGAGTCGCGCTGACCTACGCGCAGGTCGGCATGAAGCCGCTGCTGCACCGGGCGCGCACCGAGCAGGGCCGCACGCTGGTGATCATGGACGAGATCCACCACGCCGGCGACTCCCGCTCCTGGGGCGACGGCCTCAAGGAGGCCTTCGAGCCCGCCGCGCGCCGTCTGGCTCTGACCGGCACGCCCTTCCGCTCGGACACCTCGCCGATCCCGTTCGTCACGTACCAGGAGGACAAGGACGGCATCCGCCGCTCGAAGGCCGACTACACCTACGGCTACGGCGACGCCCTCAAGGACCACGTGGTCAGGCCCGTGATCTTCATGGCGTACTCGGGACAGATGCGCTGGCGCACCTCGGCAGGCGAGGAGATGGCCGCCGAGCTCGGCGAGGGCTTCACCAAGTCGATCACCGCTCATGCCTGGCGCACGGCCCTGGCTCCCGACGGCGCCTGGATCCCCTCCGTGCTCCAGGGCGCCGACCGCCGCCTGACCGAGGTCCGGCGCACGGTCCCCGATGCCGGGGCGCTGGTGATCGCCACGGATCACCAGGACGCCAAGGCCTACGCCGCTCTGCTCGAGCGGATCACGGGCGAGAAGCCCACCGTCGTGCTCTCGGACGACAAGGGCGCCTCCGAGCGGATCGAGGCCTTCGCGGAGGGGGATCAGCGCTGGATGGTGGCCGTGCGCATGGTCTCCGAGGGCGTCGACGTCCCCCGCCTGGCCGTGGGCGTGTACGCCACCTCCACGTCCACCCCGCTGTTCTTCGCCCAGGCGGTCGGGCGCTTCGTGCGCTCGCGCAAGCGCGGGGAGACCGCCTCGATCTTCCTGCCCTCGGTGCCGCTGCTGATGGCGCACGCCAACGAGATGGAGCTCGAGCGCGATCACGCCCTGGACCGTCCCGTGGCGCAGGGCCCGGACTTCGTGGACCTCTCGGAACAGGGGTGGGACGACGACGAGCTCGCGGCCGCCAATCGCGAGGAGAAGGCCTCCTCGCAGCTGGCCGGCGGCGAGTTCAAGGCCCTGGAATCGGACGCGTCGTTCCATGGCGTGCTCTTCGACGGCGGCGAGTTCGGCGGCGGCGTGGCCGCCGGCACCGACGAGGAGGCCGACTACCTCGGCATCCCGGGTCTGCTGGATGCCGAGCAGGTCACCACGCTGCTGCGCGAGCGGCAGTCCGAGCACGCCCGTCGGCGCTCGCAGTCGACAGCCGATCAGTCGCAGCAGGCGTCGTCCGTTCCGGATCACCGCCGGCTCAAGGAGCTGCGCAAGAAGCTGTCGCAGAACGTCTCGGCCTGGTCCGCGCGTACGGGCACGCCGCACGGCGTGATCCACAACGACCTGCGCCGCGAGTGCGGGGGACCGGCCGTGGCCCAGGCCACCGAGGAGCAGATCGAGGCGCGGATCGCCAAGATGCAGAACTGGTTCGTGGGGCGGAAGTAG
- a CDS encoding ABC transporter ATP-binding protein translates to MTQIPIPPSESAVSLRGLTKVFGSSKSPSVAVDRLSLDVPRGAFYGLVGRNGAGKTTALSMLTGLLRPTEGQAFVSGIDVWADPRAAKARMGVLPDGVRQFDRLAGRQLVTYSGLLRGMDRETVAQRTEDLLRAMDLVEAAGTAVQDYSAGMTKKIALAAAMIHAPDLLVLDEPFEAVDPVSAARIRELLHGFAQAGGTVIVSSHVMDLVQRMCDHVAIMDGGVLKAAGTVDEVRGERSLEEVFVDTVGGVQGAGEELTWLKPR, encoded by the coding sequence ATGACGCAGATCCCCATCCCGCCCTCCGAATCCGCGGTGAGCCTGCGCGGGCTCACGAAGGTCTTCGGGTCCTCGAAGAGCCCGTCCGTGGCCGTCGACCGGCTGAGCCTGGACGTTCCGCGCGGGGCCTTCTACGGCCTGGTGGGCCGCAACGGCGCCGGCAAGACCACTGCGCTGTCCATGCTCACGGGGCTGCTGCGCCCCACGGAGGGACAGGCCTTCGTCTCCGGGATCGACGTCTGGGCGGATCCTCGAGCCGCGAAGGCCAGGATGGGGGTGCTTCCGGACGGGGTGCGGCAGTTCGACCGCCTGGCCGGTCGCCAGCTCGTGACCTACTCGGGCCTGCTGCGCGGCATGGATCGGGAGACGGTCGCCCAGCGCACCGAGGATCTGCTGCGGGCCATGGATCTCGTGGAGGCCGCGGGCACCGCTGTGCAGGACTACTCGGCGGGCATGACCAAGAAGATCGCCCTGGCGGCGGCCATGATCCACGCACCTGATCTGCTGGTGCTCGACGAGCCGTTCGAGGCCGTCGACCCCGTCTCGGCGGCGCGGATCCGCGAGCTGCTGCACGGCTTCGCCCAGGCTGGCGGCACGGTGATCGTCTCCAGCCACGTGATGGACCTGGTCCAGCGGATGTGCGACCACGTGGCGATCATGGACGGCGGCGTGCTGAAGGCCGCCGGGACCGTCGACGAGGTCCGCGGCGAGCGCTCCCTCGAGGAGGTCTTCGTGGACACCGTCGGCGGCGTCCAGGGCGCAGGGGAGGAGCTGACGTGGCTGAAGCCCCGATGA
- a CDS encoding nicotinate phosphoribosyltransferase codes for MGCVESSNRTWSPAPTSLMTDHYELTMLQAALRDGTAQRRSVFEVFSRRLPAGRRYGVVAGTGRFLEGLASFRFDEDRLAFLERTGVVDAATLEWLADFRFTGDISGYAEGDLWFPHSPILRVESTFAEACILETYLLSVLNYDSAVASAASRMVTAAGERPCLEMGSRRASEESAVAAARAAVIAGFAGTSNLEAGYRYDLKTVGTSAHAFTLLHDDEEAAFRSQLETMGVGTTLLVDTYDVEKAVRLAVELAGPQLGAVRVDSGDLVGQAGRVRALLDSLGNRDTRITVTSDLDEYAIAALAAAPVDSYGVGTRLVTGSGAPTSSMVYKLVAREGTDGQLVSVAKASSGKTSVGGRKSALRRLDPRGTATHEIVGVGHDPADDGDDRPLMQDFVRGGELVDGWTGPQGVQRARQRHADSVRELPRSATRLSEGEAAIPTVLEN; via the coding sequence GTGGGCTGCGTGGAATCGAGCAACCGGACCTGGTCCCCCGCCCCGACGTCGCTGATGACGGATCACTACGAGCTGACCATGCTGCAGGCCGCCCTGCGCGACGGCACCGCGCAGCGGCGCAGCGTCTTCGAGGTCTTCTCCCGCCGCCTGCCCGCCGGACGCCGCTACGGCGTCGTGGCCGGCACGGGGCGCTTCCTCGAGGGACTGGCGAGCTTCCGCTTCGACGAGGACCGCCTGGCCTTCCTGGAGCGCACCGGCGTGGTGGATGCCGCCACTCTCGAGTGGCTCGCGGACTTCCGCTTCACCGGCGACATCAGCGGCTATGCCGAGGGCGACCTCTGGTTCCCGCACTCGCCGATCCTGCGCGTGGAGTCCACGTTCGCCGAGGCCTGCATCCTGGAGACCTACCTGCTCTCGGTGCTCAACTACGACTCCGCCGTGGCCTCCGCCGCCTCCCGCATGGTCACCGCCGCGGGCGAGCGCCCGTGCCTGGAGATGGGCTCGCGCCGCGCCTCCGAGGAGTCCGCCGTGGCCGCCGCCCGTGCGGCCGTGATCGCGGGCTTCGCAGGGACCTCCAACCTCGAGGCCGGCTACCGCTATGACCTGAAGACCGTCGGCACCTCGGCGCATGCGTTCACGCTGCTGCACGACGACGAGGAGGCGGCCTTCCGCTCCCAGCTCGAGACCATGGGCGTGGGGACCACGCTGCTGGTGGACACCTACGACGTCGAGAAGGCGGTGCGCCTGGCCGTCGAGCTCGCCGGTCCGCAGCTAGGGGCCGTGCGCGTGGACTCCGGGGACCTGGTGGGTCAGGCCGGTCGCGTGCGCGCCCTGCTCGACAGCTTGGGAAACCGCGACACGCGCATCACCGTGACCTCCGATCTCGATGAGTACGCGATCGCCGCGCTGGCCGCTGCCCCCGTGGACTCCTACGGCGTGGGCACCAGACTGGTCACCGGCTCCGGGGCCCCCACGTCCTCCATGGTCTACAAGCTCGTGGCCCGCGAGGGCACCGATGGGCAGCTCGTCTCCGTGGCCAAGGCCTCGTCCGGCAAAACCTCCGTCGGCGGGCGCAAGTCGGCGCTGCGCCGCCTGGATCCGCGCGGCACCGCGACCCACGAGATCGTGGGGGTGGGCCACGATCCCGCCGACGACGGCGACGACCGCCCCCTGATGCAGGACTTCGTGCGCGGAGGCGAGCTGGTCGACGGCTGGACCGGCCCCCAGGGCGTCCAGCGCGCCCGGCAGCGCCACGCCGACTCCGTGCGGGAGCTCCCGCGCTCGGCCACCCGCCTCTCCGAGGGCGAGGCCGCGATCCCCACCGTGCTCGAGAACTGA
- a CDS encoding isochorismatase family protein — translation MRTALIVVDVQNDFCEGGSLAVDGGSDVAAAISEHIEQHHGDYEAIVGTLDWHISPGSHFSEDPDFRTSWPVHCVAETEGADTHDEFETDRIEAWFRKGEYEAAYSGFEGVLAPETSTPLGAVEEDDEAEDEEPIGLDDWLRDREIEAVDIVGLAADHCVRATALDAADAGYETRVLLSLSAAVSPDSLEDVIDELDDAGVEVVRG, via the coding sequence ATGCGCACTGCACTGATCGTCGTGGACGTCCAGAACGACTTCTGCGAGGGCGGCTCCCTGGCCGTCGACGGCGGCTCGGACGTCGCGGCGGCGATCTCCGAGCACATCGAGCAGCACCACGGGGACTACGAGGCGATCGTGGGGACCCTGGACTGGCACATCTCGCCGGGCTCGCACTTCTCCGAGGACCCTGATTTCCGGACCTCGTGGCCCGTGCACTGCGTGGCCGAGACCGAGGGCGCCGACACCCACGACGAGTTCGAGACCGACCGCATCGAGGCCTGGTTCCGCAAGGGCGAATACGAAGCCGCCTACTCGGGCTTCGAGGGCGTCCTGGCCCCGGAGACCTCCACGCCCCTGGGGGCGGTGGAGGAGGACGACGAGGCCGAGGACGAGGAGCCGATCGGCCTGGACGACTGGCTGCGCGATCGGGAGATCGAGGCCGTGGACATCGTGGGCCTGGCCGCCGATCACTGCGTGCGCGCCACCGCCCTGGACGCCGCCGACGCCGGCTACGAGACCCGGGTGCTGCTGAGCCTGAGCGCCGCCGTCTCCCCCGATTCCCTCGAGGACGTCATCGACGAGCTCGACGACGCAGGCGTGGAGGTCGTGCGCGGCTGA
- a CDS encoding tetratricopeptide repeat protein, producing MSIPSDPRIPAGAGAAESAPQDDQAQQLPASVRGAVDLGQEAAAPSAGGEQGQTQGGGYRRDIETVEQFQDVAELSATVPVVLVLWAAYSEGSRTFVDEVAAQIDRRAGRLVLGAVDIEKLPQIAEALQAQSVPTTVAMIGGRPVPIGQSAIPMDQLSSLFDELLQLAEQNGVSGTAEPTAGQEEQKPLPPLHQEAMDRMEAGDLDGAKASYEQALKENPGDHEAKLALAQVELLRRVTAMDAAAVRQAAAQDPQDIPAQLDVADLDVSGGHVEDAFTRLLQLVRRTAGEERETVRQRLVELFDVVGSEDPRVVAARGQLMRALF from the coding sequence ATGAGCATTCCTAGCGATCCCCGTATCCCCGCAGGCGCCGGCGCGGCCGAGTCCGCGCCGCAGGACGACCAGGCCCAGCAGCTGCCGGCCTCGGTGCGCGGAGCCGTCGACCTGGGCCAGGAGGCAGCCGCCCCGTCGGCAGGCGGCGAGCAGGGCCAGACGCAGGGCGGCGGCTACCGCCGGGACATCGAGACCGTCGAGCAGTTCCAGGACGTCGCCGAGCTCTCGGCCACGGTGCCGGTCGTGCTCGTGCTGTGGGCCGCGTACTCCGAGGGCTCCCGCACGTTCGTGGACGAGGTCGCCGCGCAGATCGACCGTCGCGCCGGTCGCCTGGTGCTGGGCGCGGTGGACATCGAGAAGCTGCCGCAGATCGCCGAGGCGCTGCAGGCCCAGTCGGTGCCCACCACCGTTGCCATGATCGGCGGGCGCCCCGTGCCGATCGGACAGTCGGCGATCCCCATGGACCAGCTGAGCTCGCTGTTCGACGAGCTGCTGCAGCTGGCCGAGCAGAACGGCGTCTCCGGCACCGCCGAGCCGACCGCGGGGCAGGAGGAGCAGAAGCCGCTCCCGCCGCTGCACCAGGAGGCCATGGACCGCATGGAGGCCGGCGACCTCGACGGCGCCAAGGCCAGCTACGAGCAGGCCCTGAAGGAGAACCCGGGCGATCACGAGGCCAAGCTCGCCCTGGCCCAGGTCGAGCTGCTGCGCCGCGTCACCGCCATGGATGCCGCCGCGGTGCGCCAGGCCGCGGCACAGGACCCGCAGGACATCCCCGCCCAGCTGGACGTGGCGGATCTGGATGTCTCGGGCGGTCACGTGGAGGACGCCTTCACTCGACTGCTGCAGCTCGTGCGGCGCACGGCCGGAGAGGAGCGGGAGACCGTCCGACAGCGGCTCGTCGAGCTCTTCGATGTGGTGGGCTCGGAGGACCCCCGCGTCGTGGCGGCACGGGGGCAGCTGATGCGCGCCCTCTTCTGA